Proteins co-encoded in one Streptomyces diastaticus subsp. diastaticus genomic window:
- a CDS encoding serine/threonine-protein kinase: MNTSGTSGRPGRAGGEGHGARPGTGGRLLAGRYRLLGELGRGGMGAVWRARDETLRREVAVKEVSVPFGLPEEDVARLHARLEREARAAGRVEHPGVAEVFDVVRQDGRPWIVMELVRGPTLQDVLEAGGPLAPERAASVGAQVLSALRAAHCAGVLHRDVKPANVLLAHDGRVVLTDFGSSLVEGGEELTDAGEVVGSPEYLAPERALEGDPGPASDLWALGVLLFAAVEGRTPFRRETALATLGAAVDDALPAPGSAGPLRPVIEGLLRKHPDDRLGPAEAERLLRRVACGGRTRSGGVPAARRPRRGGAARGRPGGAGRPGGVGRGVPRDGEGGGAAGRRSDGARAALGRTAPALVALVAVVVLVATGLGHLLAD; this comes from the coding sequence ATGAACACGTCGGGTACGTCGGGCAGGCCGGGCAGAGCGGGCGGCGAGGGACACGGTGCGCGACCGGGCACGGGCGGCCGGTTGCTGGCCGGGCGGTACCGGCTCCTCGGGGAGCTGGGCCGGGGCGGGATGGGGGCGGTGTGGCGGGCGCGGGACGAGACGCTGCGCCGCGAGGTGGCCGTGAAGGAGGTGAGTGTGCCCTTCGGCCTGCCCGAGGAGGACGTGGCCCGGCTCCACGCACGGCTGGAGCGGGAGGCGCGGGCGGCCGGGCGGGTCGAGCACCCGGGCGTGGCCGAGGTGTTCGACGTGGTCCGTCAGGACGGGCGGCCGTGGATCGTGATGGAGCTGGTCCGCGGGCCGACCCTCCAGGACGTGCTGGAGGCGGGGGGCCCGCTGGCGCCGGAGCGGGCCGCGTCGGTGGGCGCCCAGGTGCTCTCGGCACTGCGGGCGGCACACTGCGCGGGCGTGCTGCACCGGGACGTGAAGCCGGCCAACGTCCTGCTCGCCCACGACGGACGGGTGGTCCTCACCGACTTCGGCAGCTCCCTGGTGGAGGGCGGGGAGGAGCTGACGGACGCCGGTGAGGTGGTCGGCTCGCCGGAGTACCTGGCCCCGGAACGGGCGCTGGAGGGCGACCCCGGCCCGGCCTCGGACCTCTGGGCGCTGGGCGTACTGCTCTTCGCCGCGGTGGAGGGGCGCACCCCGTTCCGCCGGGAGACGGCCCTGGCGACGCTCGGCGCGGCGGTGGACGACGCGCTTCCGGCGCCGGGCAGCGCGGGGCCGCTGCGGCCGGTGATCGAGGGGCTGCTGCGCAAGCACCCGGACGACCGGCTGGGCCCGGCGGAGGCCGAGCGGCTGTTGCGCCGGGTGGCGTGCGGGGGGCGGACGCGGAGCGGCGGGGTGCCGGCGGCGCGGAGGCCCCGGCGGGGCGGAGCGGCCCGCGGCCGGCCCGGCGGGGCGGGGCGTCCGGGGGGCGTGGGCCGGGGCGTGCCCCGGGACGGGGAGGGGGGCGGCGCCGCCGGCCGGCGGTCCGATGGGGCCCGGGCGGCGCTCGGCCGAACGGCCCCGGCGCTGGTGGCGCTGGTGGCCGTGGTGGTGCTGGTGGCGACGGGGCTGGGACACCTGCTGGCGGACTGA